One genomic segment of Brassica napus cultivar Da-Ae chromosome A3, Da-Ae, whole genome shotgun sequence includes these proteins:
- the LOC106440962 gene encoding proton pump-interactor 1 — MGVEVVKFGGFEAAPAPFEGKPETNGKVVDKVAIKDADKPPKKADESPNNNVLISDVPKDAAEEWPAAKQIRSFYFVKYRHFDDPKIKAKLDVADKELEKLSKARSAVYEQLKAKRAERSELFDLLDPLKTERQGYNTKFDEKRKEMEPLQQALGKLRGNDGGSARGPAICSSEEELNNMIYSYQYRIQHESIPLTEEKQLLKEIRLLEGTRDKVIANEAVRAKIKESMGQKDDIQGQVKLMGAGLDGVKKERQAISARINQLSEKVKAAKDEIQVLENELKTVTEKRDKAYSNIRELRKQRDENNSGFYQGRVVLNKARDLAAQKNVEELEALSNAEVEKFISLWCSKKNFREDYEKRLLPSLDARQLSRDGRMRNPEEKPLIAPEAPSQAKAVTEVVPKAKAKQQQPKEEPVSAPKPEAPAVQKTEKKGKDAAKVKNVVVADEEEDEEVYGLGKPQEEKKKVDEAALREMRKQEEIAKAKLAMERKKKQAEKAAAKAAKRALMEAEKKEKKEREKKAKKSGIEAVSEEVPEASEAEKEETEAPVEEKPQKEKPVRNRIRTRGGPETLPRAILKRKKATNYWIYAAPAALVVLMLLVLGYYYVL; from the exons ATGGGTGTTGAGGTTGTGAAGTTCGGTGGATTCGAGGCTGCTCCGGCTCCTTTCGAAGGAAAGCCCGAGACCAACGGGAAGGTAGTGGATAAGGTCGCCATCAAGGACGCAGATAAGCCTCCAAAGAAAGCCGACGAGAGTCCCAACAACAATGTGTTGATCTCCGATGTACCTAAAGACGCAGCAGAGGAATGGCCCGCGGCGAAGCAGATCCGGTCCTTCTACTTCGTTAAGTACCGTCATTTCGACGACCCCAAGATCAAAGCCAAGCTTGATGTAGCTGATAAGGAGCTTGAGAAGCTGAGCAAGGCCCGGAGTGCTGTTTACGAACAGTTGAAAGCTAAGAGG GCGGAGAGATCTGAGTTGTTTGACCTGTTGGACCCGTTGAAGACGGAGCGTCAAGGGTACAACACCAAGTTTGATGAGAAGAGAAAGGAGATGGAACCGTTGCAGCAAGCTTTGGGGAAGCTAAGGGGTAATGATGGTGGGAGTGCTCGTGGGCCTGCTATTTGTTCCTCTGAGGAAGAGTTGAACAATATG ATATATAGCTACCAGTATAGGATTCAACATGAGAGCATTCCTTTAACCGAGGAGAAGCAGCTTCTTAAAGAGATCAGGCTGCTTGAAGGGACGAGGGATAAGGTCATTGCTAATGAGGCTGTGAGAGCTAAGATCAAAGAGTCTATGGGTCAGAAAGATGATATTCAAGGTCAAGTTAAG TTAATGGGTGCTGGTTTGGACGGAGTGAAGAAGGAGAGGCAAGCGATTTCAGCGAGGATTAATCAGCTGAGTGAGAAGGTGAAAGCAGCGAAAGATGAGATTCAGGTGCTGGAGAATGAGCTGAAGACTGTGACTGAGAAGAGAGACAAAGCTTACTCTAACATCCGTGAGCTTAGGAAGCAAAGAGATGAGAAT AACTCTGGATTCTACCAAGGACGTGTTGTGTTGAACAAAGCTAGAGACTTGGCTGCACAAAAGAACGTAGAGGAGCTCGAGGCGCTCTCCAACGCAGAGGTTGAGAAATTCATCTCCCTCTGGTGCAGCAAGAAGAATTTCAGAGAAGATTACGAGAAGAGACTCTTGCCATCGCTTGATGCTAGGCAGCTGAGCCGAGATGGAAGGATGAGGAACCCTGAAGAGAAGCCTCTGATTGCTCCAGAGGCACCCTCTCAAGCAAAGGCGGTGACCGAGGTTGTTCCTAAAGCTAAGGCAAAGCAGCAGCAGCCTAAGGAGGAGCCAGTTTCTGCACCTAAACCAGAGGCTCCTGCTGTTCAGAAGACTGAGAAGAAAGGTAAAGATGCGGCGAAAGTAAAGAACGTTGTTGTTGCTGATGAAGAGGAGGATGAGGAAGTGTATGGTCTTGGAAAGCCgcaggaggagaagaagaaggtagATGAAGCGGCGTTGAGAGAGATGAGAAAGCAAGAGGAGATTGCTAAAGCCAAGCTTGCCATGGAAAGGAAAAAGAAGCAGGCGGAGAAAGCTGCTGCCAAAGCTGCTAAAAGAGCTCTAATGGAAGCtgagaagaaagagaaaaag GAGCGAGAGAAGAAGGCCAAGAAGAGCGGAATAGAGGCTGTATCTGAGGAAGTTCCAGAAGCTTCTGAGGCTGAGAAGGAGGAGACTGAAGCACCAGTGGAGGAGAAACCACAGAAGGAGAAACCAGTAAGGAACAGGATCCGCACTAGAGGAGGACCAGAAACACTCCCTAGAGCTATCCTCAAGCGTAAGAAGGCGACTAACTACTGGATTTATGCTGCTCCAGCTGCTCTTGTGGTGCTAATGCTTCTTGTCTTGGGTTACTACTACGTTCTCTAG
- the LOC106440963 gene encoding early nodulin-like protein 2 isoform X2, which produces MAFLRTNSLSFFLFTVLLSFSTFFTDARRFEVGGSGAWVPNPPENYGSWAGKSRFVVHDTLYFSYAKGMDSVLEVNKADYDGCNTKNPIKKVDDGDSEISLERSGPFYFISGNEDNCKKGQKLTVVVLSVRTPAPPQAASPGKSPPGSIPPKSSSHVSPATSPPAHTPPKSSSPVSPATSPPAPTPPKSSSPVSPSSAPVTSPPGSMPPKSSSHVSPATSPPAPMPPKSTSPVSPVTSPPGTMPPKSSSSPVSPATSPPAHTPPKSSSPVSPSSSPVTSPPGSMPPKSSSAKSPATSPPGSMAPKSSSHMSPSTSPPAPMPPKSSSPGSPSSAPMTSPPGSMPPKSSFPGSPSSSPVTSPPGSMPPKSSSAGSPATSPVTSPPAPPSYAPGSSPPGSMSPKSSSPVSPATSPVTSPPAPPSYAPGSSPSGSMAPKSSSAGSPSSSPAGSPSSVSYSPSDSPSAYSPSEMGPSGDAPSGSAMGPSGDAPSASAMGPSGGAPSGSTVGPSASGEITSPAEAPGEKKSSANGMAVMSVTTVLSLVIAMFMSA; this is translated from the exons ATGGCGTTTCTAAGAACCAATAGCCTTTCTTTCTTCCTCTTCACGgtactcctctctttctctacCTTCTTTACCGATGCAAGGAGGTTTGAAGTCGGAGGGAGCGGCGCGTGGGTTCCAAATCCGCCGGAAAATTACGGATCTTGGGCTGGAAAGAGCCGTTTCGTAGTACACGACACACTCT ATTTCAGCTATGCTAAGGGAATGGACTCGGTGCTAGAGGTGAACAAGGCTGATTACGACGGATGTAATACCAAGAATCCTATCAAGAAAGTTGACGACGGAGATTCTGAGATCTCGCTTGAACGCTCTGGTCCATTTTACTTCATCAGTGGCAATGAAGATAACTGTAAGAAGGGACAAAAGCTTACTGTCGTTGTCTTGTCCGTTAGAACTCCGGCTCCTCCTCAAGCAGCATCACCGGGAAAATCTCCTCCGGGATCAATTCCACCTAagtcttcttcccatgtttctcCGGCCACTTCTCCACCCGCACACACACCACCTAAATCCTCTTCCCCTGTTTCTCCGGCGACTTCTCCACCCGCACCTACGCCACCTAAATCTTCTTCCCCTGTTTCTCCGTCTTCTGCTCCGGTGACTTCTCCGCCGGGATCAATGCCACCTAagtcttcttcccatgtttctcCGGCGACTTCTCCACCGGCACCTATGCCACCTAAATCTACTTCCCCTGTTTCTCCGGTGACTTCTCCACCGGGAACAATGCCACCTAAATCATCTTCATCCCCTGTTTCTCCGGCGACGTCTCCACCGGCACATACACCACCTAAATCATCTTCCCCTGTTTCTCCGTCTTCTTCTCCAGTGACTTCTCCGCCGGGATCAATGCCACCTAAATCATCCTCCGCTAAGTCTCCGGCAACTTCTCCACCAGGTTCAATGGCACCTAAATCTTCCTCTCATATGTCTCCGTCGACTTCTCCACCCGCACCTATGCCACCTAAATCCTCTTCCCCTGGTTCTCCGTCCTCTGCTCCGATGACTTCTCCGCCGGGATCAATGCCACCTAAATCCTCATTCCCTGGTTCTCCGTCA TCTTCTCCGGTGACTTCTCCGCCGGGTTCAATGCCACCTAAATCTTCCTCCGCTGGTTCTCCGGCAACTTCTCCGGTGACTTCTCCGCCAGCTCCTCCGTCGTATGCACCGGGTTCTTCACCGCCGGGATCAATGTCACCTAAATCATCTTCCCCTGTTTCTCCGGCAACTTCTCCGGTGACTTCTCCGCCAGCTCCTCCGTCGTATGCACCGGGTTCTTCACCGTCAGGATCAATGGCACCAAAATCTTCTTCCGCCGGATCCCCATCTTCGTCTCCCGCAGGATCTCCTTCCTCTGTTTCTTATTCGCCGTCAGATTCTCCGTCAGCATACTCGCCGTCGGAGATGGGTCCCTCGGGAGATGCCCCGTCAGGTTCGGCGATGGGTCCTTCCGGAGATGCTCCCTCAGCCTCGGCGATGGGTCCCTCCGGAGGTGCTCCGTCAGGTTCGACGGTGGGTCCGTCTGCCTCCGGTGAAATCACTTCGCCGGCGGAAGCTCCAGGCGAGAAAAAGTCCTCTGCGAATGGTATGGCCGTTATGTCGGTAACTACAGTTTTAAGTCTGGTTATAGCCATGTTTATGTCAGCTTAA
- the LOC106440963 gene encoding early nodulin-like protein 2 isoform X1, whose protein sequence is MAFLRTNSLSFFLFTVLLSFSTFFTDARRFEVGGSGAWVPNPPENYGSWAGKSRFVVHDTLYFSYAKGMDSVLEVNKADYDGCNTKNPIKKVDDGDSEISLERSGPFYFISGNEDNCKKGQKLTVVVLSVRTPAPPQAASPGKSPPGSIPPKSSSHVSPATSPPAHTPPKSSSPVSPATSPPAPTPPKSSSPVSPSSAPVTSPPGSMPPKSSSHVSPATSPPAPMPPKSTSPVSPVTSPPGTMPPKSSSSPVSPATSPPAHTPPKSSSPVSPSSSPVTSPPGSMPPKSSSAKSPATSPPGSMAPKSSSHMSPSTSPPAPMPPKSSSPGSPSSAPMTSPPGSMPPKSSFPGSPSSSPPGSMSPKSSSPGSPSSSPVTSPPGSMPPKSSSAGSPATSPVTSPPAPPSYAPGSSPPGSMSPKSSSPVSPATSPVTSPPAPPSYAPGSSPSGSMAPKSSSAGSPSSSPAGSPSSVSYSPSDSPSAYSPSEMGPSGDAPSGSAMGPSGDAPSASAMGPSGGAPSGSTVGPSASGEITSPAEAPGEKKSSANGMAVMSVTTVLSLVIAMFMSA, encoded by the exons ATGGCGTTTCTAAGAACCAATAGCCTTTCTTTCTTCCTCTTCACGgtactcctctctttctctacCTTCTTTACCGATGCAAGGAGGTTTGAAGTCGGAGGGAGCGGCGCGTGGGTTCCAAATCCGCCGGAAAATTACGGATCTTGGGCTGGAAAGAGCCGTTTCGTAGTACACGACACACTCT ATTTCAGCTATGCTAAGGGAATGGACTCGGTGCTAGAGGTGAACAAGGCTGATTACGACGGATGTAATACCAAGAATCCTATCAAGAAAGTTGACGACGGAGATTCTGAGATCTCGCTTGAACGCTCTGGTCCATTTTACTTCATCAGTGGCAATGAAGATAACTGTAAGAAGGGACAAAAGCTTACTGTCGTTGTCTTGTCCGTTAGAACTCCGGCTCCTCCTCAAGCAGCATCACCGGGAAAATCTCCTCCGGGATCAATTCCACCTAagtcttcttcccatgtttctcCGGCCACTTCTCCACCCGCACACACACCACCTAAATCCTCTTCCCCTGTTTCTCCGGCGACTTCTCCACCCGCACCTACGCCACCTAAATCTTCTTCCCCTGTTTCTCCGTCTTCTGCTCCGGTGACTTCTCCGCCGGGATCAATGCCACCTAagtcttcttcccatgtttctcCGGCGACTTCTCCACCGGCACCTATGCCACCTAAATCTACTTCCCCTGTTTCTCCGGTGACTTCTCCACCGGGAACAATGCCACCTAAATCATCTTCATCCCCTGTTTCTCCGGCGACGTCTCCACCGGCACATACACCACCTAAATCATCTTCCCCTGTTTCTCCGTCTTCTTCTCCAGTGACTTCTCCGCCGGGATCAATGCCACCTAAATCATCCTCCGCTAAGTCTCCGGCAACTTCTCCACCAGGTTCAATGGCACCTAAATCTTCCTCTCATATGTCTCCGTCGACTTCTCCACCCGCACCTATGCCACCTAAATCCTCTTCCCCTGGTTCTCCGTCCTCTGCTCCGATGACTTCTCCGCCGGGATCAATGCCACCTAAATCCTCATTCCCTGGTTCTCCGTCATCTTCTCCGCCGGGATCAATGTCACCTAAATCATCTTCCCCTGGTTCTCCGTCGTCTTCTCCGGTGACTTCTCCGCCGGGTTCAATGCCACCTAAATCTTCCTCCGCTGGTTCTCCGGCAACTTCTCCGGTGACTTCTCCGCCAGCTCCTCCGTCGTATGCACCGGGTTCTTCACCGCCGGGATCAATGTCACCTAAATCATCTTCCCCTGTTTCTCCGGCAACTTCTCCGGTGACTTCTCCGCCAGCTCCTCCGTCGTATGCACCGGGTTCTTCACCGTCAGGATCAATGGCACCAAAATCTTCTTCCGCCGGATCCCCATCTTCGTCTCCCGCAGGATCTCCTTCCTCTGTTTCTTATTCGCCGTCAGATTCTCCGTCAGCATACTCGCCGTCGGAGATGGGTCCCTCGGGAGATGCCCCGTCAGGTTCGGCGATGGGTCCTTCCGGAGATGCTCCCTCAGCCTCGGCGATGGGTCCCTCCGGAGGTGCTCCGTCAGGTTCGACGGTGGGTCCGTCTGCCTCCGGTGAAATCACTTCGCCGGCGGAAGCTCCAGGCGAGAAAAAGTCCTCTGCGAATGGTATGGCCGTTATGTCGGTAACTACAGTTTTAAGTCTGGTTATAGCCATGTTTATGTCAGCTTAA